In one Apteryx mantelli isolate bAptMan1 chromosome 33, bAptMan1.hap1, whole genome shotgun sequence genomic region, the following are encoded:
- the LOC106495075 gene encoding keratin, type II cytoskeletal cochleal: protein MSRSVSFSSHSAAIPGISKVRVSTVSSTRGGGGAGFGRPGGFGSSSLYNLGSASKRTSFGRGGSSYSTVSGYGYGGGFGMGVSPAGIQEVTINQNLLTPLNLEIDPNIQRVRKEEKEQIKTLNNRFASFIDKVRSLEQHNKMLETKWSLLQDQKTARSNIAPMFEAYINNLRRQLDGLLNDKGRLEGELKNMQDLVEDFKNKYEDEINRRTAAENEFVVLKKDVDAAYMNKVELEAKVDALTDEINFLRSLYEAELHELQAQISDTSVVLSMDNNRNLDLDSIIAEVKAQYEEIANRSRAEAESWYQSKYEALQVTAGKHGDDLRNTKNEILEINRMIQRLQGEIENAKAQRAKLEAAIAEAEERGELAIKDAKAKLEKLEAALQKAKQDMAKQLREYQELMNVKLALDIEIATYRKLLEGEESRLAGDGIGNVNISVVSSSGGGGYSSSSGFLGGGIGGGIGGLSLGGVMGSGALGFSSGGGSQSYTVTSTSSTRRSIRK, encoded by the exons ATGTCCCGGTCTGTGAGTTTCAGCTCTCACTCCGCAGCCATCCCAGGGATCAGCAAAGTTCGAGTCAGCACCGTCTCCTCAACTCGTGGAGGAGGGGGTGCTGGCTTTGGCAGGCCAGGTGGCTTTGGCAGCTCCAGCCTCTATAACCTCGGCTCTGCCAGCAAGCGGACCTCCTTCGGTCGAGGTGGCAGCTCGTACAGCACTGTCTCTGGATATGGCTATGGTGGTGGATTCGGCATGGGAGTCAGCCCTGCGGGTATTCAGGAGGTCACCATCAACCAGAATCTCCTGACACCCCTGAATCTGGAGATCGACCCCAATATCCAGCGGGTGcggaaagaggagaaggagcagaTCAAGACCCTCAACAACAGATTTGCCTCCTTCATTGACAAG GTCCGGTCCCTGGAGCAGCACAACAAAATGCTGGAGACCAAATGGAGCCTCCTCCAGGACCAGAAGACCGCCCGGAGTAACATTGCTCCCATGTTTGAGGCATACATCAACAACCTGCGGCGTCAGCTGGATGGGTTGTTGAATGACAAAGGGCGTTTGGAGGGCGAACTGAAGAACATGCAGGATCTTGTTGAGGATTTCAAGAACAA ATACGAAGATGAGATCAACAGGCGCACAGCAGCAGAGAATGAGTTTGTGGTGCTCAAGAAG GATGTGGATGCTGCCTACATGAACAAAGTGGAGCTGGAGGCCAAGGTGGATGCACTGACGGATGAGATTAACTTCCTGAGGTCTCTCTATGAAGCG GAACTTCATGAGCTGCAGGCCCAGATCTCTGACACCTCTGTGGTCCTGTCCATGGACAACAATCGCAACCTGGACCTGGACAGCATCATTGCAGAGGTTAAAGCACAGTACGAGGAGATTGCCAACAGGAGCCGAGCGGAGGCTGAGTCCTGGTACCAGAGCAAG TACGAGGCACTGCAGGTCACCGCTGGGAAACACGGAGACGACCTGCGCAACACAAAGAATGAAATCTTGGAGATAAACCGCATGATCCAGAGGCTGCAGGGTGAAATCGAGAATGCGAAAGCCCAG CGTGCCAAACTGGAGGCAGCCATTGCTGAAGCAGAGGAACGTGGTGAATTGGCCATCAAAGATGCCAAGGCAAAGCTGGAGAAGCTGgaggcagctttgcagaaggcgaAGCAGGACATGGCTAAGCAGCTCCGGGAATACCAGGAGCTCATGAACGTCAAGCTGGCCCTGGACATTGAGATCGCTACCTACAGGAAgctgctggagggagaggagagcag GTTGGCTGGCGATGGAATTGGCAATGTCAACATCT CTGTGGTCAGCTCCAGCGGTGGAGGTGGCTATTCCAGCTCCAGTGGATTTCTGGGAGGAGGAATTGGAGGAGGAATTGGAGGCCTTAGCCTGGGAGGAGTCATGGGCAGCGGGGCGCTCGGCTTCTCCTCTGGGGGTGGCTCCCAGTCCTACACCGTGACCTCAACCTCGTCCACCAGGAGAAGCATAAGGAAATAA